A genomic window from Artemia franciscana chromosome 14, ASM3288406v1, whole genome shotgun sequence includes:
- the LOC136035776 gene encoding piggyBac transposable element-derived protein 3-like — translation MNFNRFSRLWSFIHLVDNTSKDPDNLDRLWKVRPIIDIVQKKTQTISPSEHLFCDEQMVPFIGNLDIKQYIRGKPCPWGIKILVLCNADGRVLSFEIYQGKKTNMAEEYKSFGLGAGMVLNLAGRLQLVEFTKLYFDNFFTSLALLERLSEMGLYRTGTIRSNRLQGARLETDSDMKKRGRGSFCEVVASSGDTCLVKWMDNRSVILASNMIGSGAMNKVRRWCKQTKAYLQVDQPQVVSLYNQYMGGVDKMDQMLSYYRTFIRSKKWTMRLIFHMVNLSICNSWLEYIADRKAKAERSMDLLSFHMEIAEALTSAEGMTPRRRGRPRSLTSSEEDEHENVDESASRKRKMKFQRPCSAVKNDAFSHWPQKVKGQSRCKNSPCVLKTRTMCLKCIVPLCLEEDRNCFKEFHIKK, via the coding sequence ATGAACTTCAACAGATTTTCCCGCCTTTGGTCCTTCATTCACTTGGTTGATAATACTTCCAAAGACCCTGATAACTTGGATCGTCTTTGGAAAGTGCGACCTATTATTGATATTGTGCAGAAGAAAACGCAGACTATTTCTCCGTCTGAGCACCTCTTCTGTGACGAGCAGATGGTCCCTTTTATTGGAAACCTTGATATCAAACAGTATATTCGGGGAAAACCTTGCCCATGGGGCATCAAAATCTTGGTGCTGTGTAATGCGGATGGAAGAGTActctcttttgaaatttatcaGGGCAAAAAGACGAACATGGCTGAAGAGTACAAAAGCTTTGGCCTCGGAGCAGGTATGGTTTTGAATCTTGCTGGACGACTTCAGCTTGTGGAATTTACTAAACTTTATTTCGACAATTTCTTTACGTCTTTGGCTTTGCTGGAAAGACTAAGTGAGATGGGCCTCTACAGAACAGGCACTATACGAAGCAACAGGCTTCAGGGAGCTAGGCTGGAAACTGATTCTGACATGAAAAAGAGAGGAAGGGGATCATTCTGTGAAGTAGTGGCTAGTAGTGGAGATACCTGCTTGGTGAAATGGATGGACAACAGATCAGTTATCCTTGCATCGAATATGATTGGAAGTGGAGCAATGAACAAGGTACGCAGATGGTGTAAACAAACAAAAGCCTACTTGCAGGTTGACCAGCCCCAAGTTGTATCCCTGTATAACCAGTATATGGGTGGAGTGGACAAGATGGATCAAATGCTATCATATTACCGAACATTCATTAGATCTAAGAAATGGACCATGAGACTGATCTTCCACATGGTCAACCTATCCATCTGCAATTCATGGCTAGAATATATAGCTGATCGGAAGGCCAAAGCAGAACGCTCGATGGACTTGCTCTCCTTCCACATGGAAATAGCAGAGGCGCTTACGTCTGCTGAAGGCATGACCCCCAGAAGAAGGGGTCGCCCAAGGTCTCTCACCTCTAGTGAGGAGGACGAACATGAAAATGTAGACGAATCAGCATCTCGCAAAAGAAAGATGAAGTTTCAGCGTCCGTGCTCAGCAGTGAAAAATGATGCATTCTCTCATTGGCCTCAAAAAGTAAAGGGCCAGAGTAGGTGTAAAAACTCGCCATGCGTGTTGAAAACTCGCACTATGTGTTTGAAATGCATCGTTCCATTGTGTCTAGAAGAGGACAGGAACTGCTTCAAAGAGTTCCacattaaaaagtga